Part of the Halobaculum halobium genome, AGTCTGGCGCCGACGGCGGAGCGACCGCGTCCGAACGACCCGCCTCGCACGCCCGACGGGGCGCCCCGCGTGGCGAGTCGACCGCGTCGCCGTCGGATCTCGACGCCGGCGCGGTCGGCGAGTGGCTCGCCGCCTCGCTCGCGGACACCGAGTTCGCGTACGGCTTCGACGCGACGCTGCTGCTCGACGGCCGCACGGCGCGCCACCGAATGGCGTCCGACGACGTGGGCGAGACGTTCGAGACGCTCGTCACCTGGTTTGCAGACGCCGCCGGCGGCGACACGCCGACAGAGGACGCCATCGGCATCCTCCTTGCCGGGATGGACACCAGCCCGCGACTCCCGCCGAACGCCGTCCGATCGGCCCTCGCCGAACTTGGCGTCTCTCGCGACGACTCCGTCGAGGACGTGTTGGCAGCGCTCGAGGAGGCGGGCGGGCTCAGGTTGGAGTGAGCGCTGCGACGGATCGGAACCGCCGGCACCGCGGGGCCCGCGCTCAGGCGCTCGGTTTTCACAGCTGATAGTCGCGGGGGTGCGTTTATCATCGCCGCCGGGAGGATATCGGCTATATGCCGACCAGCGTTCTGATCGCGGACGACTCGGAGTTCATGCGGAACCTCCTGCGGGAGATCCTCGAGGGGGAGTTCGAGATCGTCGGAGAGGCCGAAAACGGCGTGGAGGCGGTCGACCTCTACGGCGAGCACGCCCCCGACATTGTGATGATGGACATCGTCATGCCGATCCGCAACGGGATCGAGGCGACCACCGAGATCACCGACGAACATCCCGACGCGAGCGTCATCATGTGTACGAGCGTCGGGCAGGAGGAGAAGATGAAAGCCGCGATCAAGGCGGGCGCGGAGGGGTACATCACGAAACCGTTCCAGAAGCCGAACGTGCTCGAAGCCATCAACGACGCCGTCCCCGCGTAGGGATGTACGTCGACATCCAGTCGCTGGGGGAGTTTTCCGATCTCGCGAGCCAGGGCGCCGACCGGGCGGCGGACGCACTCGGACAGCTCGCCGGCGCGAACGTCTACGTCGACGTGACCGACGTGACGCTGATGGCCGCCGGTGACCTGCGGGAATCGTTCGCGGGCCGGGAGTTCGTGGGGGTCGAGATCGGACTGCAGGGCGGGATCAGCGGCCAGACCGTGATGGCGTTCGAGTTGGACGCCGCAGAGAGCCTCGTCGAGCGGCTGATGCCCGGCGCCGGCGACGGCGAGTTCGTTCGCAGCGGCGTCACCGAGGCGGGCAACATCATGACCTCGGGGTTCATCGACGGCTGGGCGGACCACCTCGGCGTCGCCATCGACATGACGCCGCCCGCGTACGTCCGCGCCTCTGGGACCGACATCCTCCCCGACGGCGCGTTCGACGACGACAGACAGGGCGTGTTCATGTTCGAGTCGCAGGTCTCTTCGATGGACGAGGACCTCGAGTTCGCGATCTACATGCTGCCCGAGTACGCCGGGTTCACCGATATGCTCGGCCACGACGGCCCCGTCGGCGAGGCGGGCGACGCCGTTCCGGTGAACAAGCTGCCGACGTTCAACCGGATGACCGAGCGGGGCGCCAGCTCCGCCGCCGACAACATCACCATGATGACGGGCACGGAGACGGACGTCGACGTCTCGCGGCTTCGGTTCGTTCCGGTACAGGACGTACCCGCCGAGTTGGGCAAAGAGACCGTCGCGGGAACGGTGTTCGAGCTCCACGGCGACCCGAGCGGCTACCTCGCGATCCTCTTCGACGAGGCGTCGGCTGAGGAGGTCGCCGGCGGCATGATTCCCACCGAGACCGAGCCGGGGATCGGCGACATGGAGAAAGGCGCGCTGCGAGAGCTGGGCAACATCATGACCTCGGGGTTCATCGACGGCTGGGCGAACGTGCTCGGCACGAGCATCGAACACACCCCGCCGCAGTTCGTCCACGACATGGGCTCGGCGGTGATGAGCCCCCTCGTGACCCGACTCGGCAAGACACAGGACCACGCGTTCATCATCGACTCGACGGTCCGCACGCCCGACGGCAACGTGCGGTGCGACATCTACGCGCTCCCCGACCAGCGAGAGCTGGCGGCGGCGCTGGATCGCATCGAACCGGCGGCGACCGACGGCGGTCTCCCTCGGTGAGACCGTCGTGAGCCCGATCGACTCGCCGAACGCGAGTCCGCCGTCCGCACCGCAGGCGTCAGCGCAGTCGAACTCGGAGCAGTCCGCTCCGCGACTGAAGGTCGGACTCTCGGACGCGGCGGTCGCCGACGACGGTGCGGTACTCGTCACCAGCGGCCTCGGGTCGTGTCTCGGCGTCGCGCTGTACGACTCGAACGCGGGCGTCGGGGGGCTGCTGCACGCGATGCTCCCCGTCGCCGAGGGCCGCCCGGGCGACCCCGAGAAGTTCGTCGTCGACGGCATCGACGCGACGATCGACGCGATGGTCGACGCCGCCGCCGACCCCGCGGCGCTCCGAGCCAAGATCGCCGGCGCCGCGGAGATGATCGCGTTCGACACCGTCGCCGACGACGGCTCGGTCGGCGACCGAAACGTCGCCGCCGCGGAGAGCGCTCTGCGCGAACGCGGCATCCCCGTCGACGCGGCCGACACCGGCGGTGACCGCGGCCGTTCGCTCCGGTTCCACACGGACTCGGGCGCGCTCACCGTCTCGTATGCGGGCGGCGAGACGGTCGTACTGTGACTGTGCGACCGTGACGGTCACCGCGCGTCCGGTTCGGGCGGGGTCCGCTCCGTCTCGTTGTCACACTCTTCGGACTCTGTATCCCTAACGAGACGAAAAATCAGCCGCATGAACCGTTATCGGGCACGATAATCCGCGGGATGGGTTTAAGTTTTGCTCGGGGGTGTTCAGGTGTAATGGGTCTCCTCACCGCGCTACCGGGAGCAGGAGTCGGCGGGATCCCGGGGGCGGACGCGACACTCCTCGTCTCGTTCGGCCTCTTGGGAGCCAGCCTGCTCGATCGCTTCCGCGACGGCGACGACGGGCCCGGGGACGTCGACGACGGTGGCGACGATCTGCTCGGCGGCGACGACGGCGCCTTCGGCGGCGCCGACGGCGGCGGCGACGGCGACGACGACCTCGGTGACCTCGGCGGCATGGACGACTGGGACGACGACGACCCCTTCGGGGGCGAGGACGGCGGCGGAGACGACGGCGTCGCCGAGCTCGAGAAACGCGTCGACGACTTGGAAAACGAAGTCGCGAGCCTGTCTTCGACCGTCAACACGGTCCGCTCGGAGAATGAGGAGATCTCCGGGAAAGTCGAGGACATGGGGGAGGACGTCCGCAGCCTGCTCGACATCTACGAGATGGTGACGCGGGGGATCAACCCCTTCGTCGACGACGTGCAGGGCGGCGGCGGCGGCGACTTCGGCGGCGAGGGCGGGTTCGGGCTGTTCGACGAAGCCGGCGGCGAGGAGGAGGACGAGGAAGACCTCGACGAGGACCTCGCGAGCGCCGACGCGGAGGGGTTCTTCGATGAGGACCTCGCCGACGACGGGATGGACGACCTTGACGACCTGGAGGAAGACGACGAACTCGATGAGGACGGGTTCGACGACGACCTCGACGAGATGGACGAGGAGGACAGCTTCGACGACGACCTCGACGGCTTCGGGGACGACGACGCGGATGACACCGATTCAGATACCATGGGGACCGACAACGGCGGCGGAAAGAGTTTCAGCGAACTGAAAGACGAGTACGAGTCGGGCGACGCCGACTGGGACGAGGGC contains:
- a CDS encoding chemotaxis protein CheC encodes the protein MYVDIQSLGEFSDLASQGADRAADALGQLAGANVYVDVTDVTLMAAGDLRESFAGREFVGVEIGLQGGISGQTVMAFELDAAESLVERLMPGAGDGEFVRSGVTEAGNIMTSGFIDGWADHLGVAIDMTPPAYVRASGTDILPDGAFDDDRQGVFMFESQVSSMDEDLEFAIYMLPEYAGFTDMLGHDGPVGEAGDAVPVNKLPTFNRMTERGASSAADNITMMTGTETDVDVSRLRFVPVQDVPAELGKETVAGTVFELHGDPSGYLAILFDEASAEEVAGGMIPTETEPGIGDMEKGALRELGNIMTSGFIDGWANVLGTSIEHTPPQFVHDMGSAVMSPLVTRLGKTQDHAFIIDSTVRTPDGNVRCDIYALPDQRELAAALDRIEPAATDGGLPR
- the cheY gene encoding chemotaxis protein CheY, which codes for MPTSVLIADDSEFMRNLLREILEGEFEIVGEAENGVEAVDLYGEHAPDIVMMDIVMPIRNGIEATTEITDEHPDASVIMCTSVGQEEKMKAAIKAGAEGYITKPFQKPNVLEAINDAVPA
- a CDS encoding chemotaxis protein CheD; translated protein: MSPIDSPNASPPSAPQASAQSNSEQSAPRLKVGLSDAAVADDGAVLVTSGLGSCLGVALYDSNAGVGGLLHAMLPVAEGRPGDPEKFVVDGIDATIDAMVDAAADPAALRAKIAGAAEMIAFDTVADDGSVGDRNVAAAESALRERGIPVDAADTGGDRGRSLRFHTDSGALTVSYAGGETVVL
- a CDS encoding FlaD/FlaE family flagellar protein, whose protein sequence is MGLLTALPGAGVGGIPGADATLLVSFGLLGASLLDRFRDGDDGPGDVDDGGDDLLGGDDGAFGGADGGGDGDDDLGDLGGMDDWDDDDPFGGEDGGGDDGVAELEKRVDDLENEVASLSSTVNTVRSENEEISGKVEDMGEDVRSLLDIYEMVTRGINPFVDDVQGGGGGDFGGEGGFGLFDEAGGEEEDEEDLDEDLASADAEGFFDEDLADDGMDDLDDLEEDDELDEDGFDDDLDEMDEEDSFDDDLDGFGDDDADDTDSDTMGTDNGGGKSFSELKDEYESGDADWDEGEDGDEASADGADPLDALDAEPESNGHDEAGDLGMSGETEPDPDPDPTPESTAGPTDPSRRGEGVDKNGGFEFVEDDDLSDEPAKPYLTSLPGDYVGDLMVMEWLEFLVEESTTTDAVRAVNYYERVEWIDEEVADQLKGFLSGFGDIDRNLMDRPGTDHLDLDHHTRSLKYIMQLTDATAESVVIDRWPQLSGGMHGPQR